From the Lathyrus oleraceus cultivar Zhongwan6 chromosome 4, CAAS_Psat_ZW6_1.0, whole genome shotgun sequence genome, one window contains:
- the LOC127076055 gene encoding jasmonoyl--L-amino acid synthetase JAR6, with translation MREETGKLDFEKVIEEFERITKDAENVQKETLRKILEENASTEYLQNLGLNGRTDPESFKACVPLVTYKDFEPYIQRMVDGDVSPILTEKPITAVSLSSGTSQGNRKFIPWNDELFKTTVQIYQTSFAFRNRDFPIQDGKALSFIYGSNAPPKKGDVILGTATSNVFGNPGYKNAMQALKSQSCSPDDVIFSPDFQQSLYCHFLCGLLFREEVQSISSTFAHSIIYAFRTFEQDWEELVNDIKEGVLSSRITVPSIRDAMSKLLKPNPELANLIHKKCAGLSNWYGLIPELFPNVKYIQGIMTGAMEPYLNKLRHYAGEVPLVTSEYGSSEGWIASNVNPKVAPEFATYAVLPQIAYFEFIPITQLDGTQVKLEAVGLTDVKIGEEYEIVLTNPAGLYRYRLGDIVKVMGFHNSTPEIKYMRRSGLLLTITTDKHSENDLQLSVENASKFLAEVKKEVIDYTSYIDLSTEPAHYVIFWEISGETNDEVLSECCRCLDKSFIDPAYMFYRKCKGIGALELRVVGKGTFEKILESQVARGVPVSQFKTPRCVGPTNTTMLQILFENVVKSYVSTAYD, from the exons ATGAGGGAAGAAACAGGAAAACTTGACTTCGAAAAAGTGATAGAAGAATTCGAGAGAATAACAAAAGATGCTGAGAATGTTCAAAAGGAAACACTGAGAAAGATTCTGGAAGAAAATGCATCAACTGAATATTTACAGAATTTAGGATTGAATGGAAGAACTGATCCTGAAAGTTTCAAGGCTTGTGTTCCATTGGTCACTTACAAAGATTTCGAGCCTTATATTCAAAGAATGGTTGATGGTGATGTTTCTCCTATTCTCACTGAAAAACCAATCACAGCTGTGTCCTTAAG TTCTGGTACTAGTCAAGGGAATCGAAAATTTATTCCATGGAATGATGAACTGTTTAAAACAACAGTGCAAATATATCAAACCTCTTTTGCCTTTAGAAACAG AGACTTTCCTATCCAAGATGGAAAGGCTTTAAGCTTTATCTACGGAAGCAATGCACCACCAAAAAAAGGGGATGTGATACTAGGAACAGCGACATCGAATGTGTTTGGAAATCCCGGATACAAGAATGCAATGCAAGCACTTAAATCTCAAAGCTGCAGTCCAGATGATGTAATCTTCAGTCCTGATTTTCAGCAATCACTCTACTGCCACTTCTTATGCGGACTACTTTTCAGAGAAGAAGTTCAATCGATTTCATCAACGTTTGCACACAGCATTATCTACGCTTTCAGAACATTCGAGCAAGATTGGGAAGAACTCGTTAACGATATCAAAGAAGGTGTTCTTAGCAGCAGAATCACTGTCCCGTCCATTAGAGATGCTATGTCGAAACTGCTGAAACCAAATCCTGAACTAGCTAACTTGATCCACAAGAAATGTGCAGGATTAAGCAACTGGTATGGATTGATACCAGAGCTTTTTCCTAATGTTAAGTATATCCAAGGAATCATGACAGGTGCAATGGAGCCTTATTTGAACAAATTGAGACACTATGCCGGAGAAGTTCCTTTGGTGACTTCCGAGTACGGTTCTTCGGAAGGCTGGATTGCTTCCAACGTGAATCCTAAAGTAGCTCCTGAATTTGCTACTTATGCAGTTCTTCCTCAAATTGCATACTTTGAATTCATTCCAATCACACAACTTGATGGAACTCAAGTAAAGCTCGAAGCAGTTGGTTTAACTGATGTCAAGATCGGCGAGGAGTATGAGATTGTTTTAACCAATCCCGCAGGTTTATACAGGTATAGGCTAGGAGATATAGTTAAGGTTATGGGATTCCATAACTCGACTCCGGAAATCAAGTACATGCGCAGGAGTGGTCTTTTGCTTACGATAACCACTGACAAGCATAGCGAGAATGATTTACAATTATCAGTAGAAAATGCGTCCAAGTTTTTAGCTGAGGTGAAAAAAGAGGTGATTGACTACACTAGCTACATTGATTTATCAACAGAACCAGCACACTATGTTATCTTCTGGGAAATTAGTGGTGAAACAAATGATGAAGTTCTAAGTGAGTGTTGCAGGTGTTTGGACAAGTCTTTTATTGATCCAGCTTATATGTTTTATAGAAAATGCAAAGGTATTGGTGCTCTTGAACTGCGAGTTGTTGGAAAAGGAACATTCGAGAAGATTCTTGAGAGCCAAGTTGCAAGAGGTGTGCCTGTGAGTCAGTTCAAGACACCTAGGTGTGTTGGTCCTACGAACACGACAATGTTGCAAATATTGTTTGAAAATGTTGTTAAGAGCTATGTTAGTACTGCTTACGATTGA